The Chloroflexota bacterium sequence TCAAAACGCGCTCCTGACAGGCAATCAGGCGCTCAGGCGCCATGTGGTGCAAGACCCGAAGTGGGGCCGTCAGCCAAGCCGTTTGCGTCCCGGAAGGTCGTCTTGTGGCGTCGGACGCAGCGCCACCACCGCCGTCTCCGATCGACGGTCAATGGCCGCTCCAACCGGTCATCAATAGATCGACTGATCGAAGTACACTCTTGCTAGGACGACTTCACGGGATCGGTCCAGGGACACAGACCGAGGAGGGTTTGCGGTGTCGCGCCTGACGTTGTCTACGGTCTTCGCATCCGTACTCATCCTGTCGGCTGCGCTACCAAGCGTAACGGCGGCCGCCGCCTCCTCGCGAGAATGGGTGCGGGCCAGGGTCGATCGAGGGAGACCTGCCCGCAGCACCCGAAGGATTCGTCGCTGTTCACACATTCGAACTCTCGCCCGACTGTCACCTGATAGACAAGGGGGTGGAAGTTGTCCCGGCGGAGGCGCTCATACCCGCCGATGCTGATGCGAGCGATGTCTTCAGCTCAATCAGCGAAACGATGCCGCCGCCATCCGGTGAATTCTCCACGCAGGGAAGTGGCTCCGGCTGCTGTTGGGGCGCATACAACGTGCAGCGATCGTGGGATTGCTGTGGGATCCTGCTGAACGAGTATTGGACGGAGATCAAGTTCAATAAATGCAGCGGAGGCTTCTGCAGTCCGTACCTCCGAACCTACTCCGGGCAAGACGGCGGCAAGTGGAAGACTCTCTCGTTCAGCTGCGGTCCTGGTTGGTATCCCGTTTCGTCCGACCATTACTTCTATCGCTCCAGCGGCGGCGTCGGCTACACCAGCGTCACACTCAAGGGACACCAGGGATTCGGCTACAAGGGCGGCTTCGACTGTGGCGGAAACGACTACTACAACTCCTACTGGAGTACGGTGACGGGCACCTCGAGCGGCGGCTGGTCTTGCTCCTATTCGTACTCGTGGCGGAAGAGCCTCGGCTTCCAGTATCAAGCTTGGTGTGGGTCGGGTGTCTACGGTGAGAAGTAGGGTTGCCGGAGCGATTCTGGCGGTACTGCTGGGTGGGCTCCTCGGCTACATCGCCCTCATCCTTCGCGAAATGGGGTGGGCCATAGCAGTCGTGGTCGCCGCACTCCTGACCGCTTTCTACTGGTCACGCGGTAGGCGCTCTGATGTCGGATGGGTCCTCGTCGGATTAGGAGTCGTGCCCTCCACCATTCTGGGGCGAAATGGCCTTGTGGCCTTGGTCGATCCGGCGATGGAAGTCGGCTTCGACACCTGGCTGATGCTAGGGGTGGCCCTCGCAATCGCAGCCTTCGGAGCGCTCGTGGTCTTTGCCACAGCGGGAGATCGCAGTCGACCTGACAGATCGCCAGGCTAAGCCACCGCTCGACCCACATGCCAGTGGTCGGCCGCGAGGCGCCCTCTCGCTCGATCCCCGCGCTCACCACTAAGCCAAGTCTCAGAAAACTGGACCATAGAGCGTCGGCCTCCCTCCCGTTGACTCGCCGAACAGCGGGTACGCATACTTGCTGCACCTTCGGATTCCCGAGGGACGCAAGCTGGAAGGATGACTCCATGGCAGGCCTCACCCCCTCCCCGGACAAGCGGTGATCTCCAGGTGACGAAGGAGTGCTCGGAGTACAAGGGCCTCGCCGGTGACTTCTGCACGATCACGTCCTCGAACGTCGAGGCGATCGAGGTCGGCTCGAAGGTCGTCTATGCTTCGGCGGCAGGTGCTGCCTCGCTGGACAGTGACATCTCCCTCGACGCCGGGCCCGGCAACACCGCGGCCGGCCATGTCGCACTCGATCTTACGCAGGGGAGCGGACTGATCACGTTCTCGGGCGGGACCGGAAAGTTCACCGGGTTCCAAGCCCGTGCCGATGTCTCGGCGGATTCGGCCGATGCGACCGTGTGGCACTGGGCAGGGACGTACAGCCTCAGCCCGCGCGATTGAGTCGATCTGCTTCCAACCCCAGGCGCGCCTTCCATCGCTTGGACCGACCTGGACCGTTTGAGGAGCCGCAGGGTCCGGGTTCGCCGAGACCGCCAAGGCGGGCGCCGCGGTCACTCCCCGGTCCCCATCTCACCCCGCGGTAGGCGGGCCGCTTCGCCCACGAGGTAGCCCAGCGCGCCCTCCGCCTCACCGGTTTAGCCAGTCCCGCGCCGCGCACCAGCACGGCAGTGAGGTTGTGGTGCTCGCCGATTCCCCGTCCGACTCCAGATAAGCCTCCGGCCATCCGTCCCTGGCGTCATTCGCGCACACTCGCGCACAGCGGGGGCGGCGGCGCTCGGTCAGAACCTGACGCGGGGGCTCACCGACGCGGAGCGGGTCCGTATCGATAGGTACTCTGCGCCGCCGCTTGCACGCCGATTCGCGCTGGGACACGAGCTTGCGAGGAGCTGCTGTCTGCGGTGCGCGTTCAAGCAATCGAACATCCGCGCATCCCTCGCATGCCGCTCCCGATCGTCGTTCTCGACGCCCTTGACCGGCTCCGGAATGCAGAGCGATCCGACTGGGCGACTCAGCGGGACTCGGCGGCAACGGCGAACACGCGCCGTTCGTCGGGAACGCCCTTGAGCCGATGGGTGCCCCGGTCCTCGAAGTGCAGTCCAGAGCCGGTTGCCAGCTCGTGGGTCGTACTGGACACGAGAACGTCGCCCGGCGCCGCCAGCGCCAGGATCCGAGCTGTCTCGTGGACACTCAACCCACGCAGGTTGCCGGGAATGACCTCCACCTCGCCAGTGTGAACGGCCGCCCGAGTTTCCAGATCGAGATCTCGTACTGCTTCGCGAATAGCCATCGCCGCGTAAACGGCTCGCGCGGCCCCATCGAACGTCACGAGGAAGCCATCCCCCGTCGTCGCGACCTCTGCCCCACGGTACCGCTCCAGCACTTCCCGGACCGTTTCGTTGTGCTGCTGCAGCAACTGGTTCCAGGGACCGTCGCCGATGCGTGCCGCCCGCTCGGTCGAGCCGACGATGTCGGTCAAGAGCAGCGTGGCCAGCACCCTGTCGCCCATCGCGGGTGTGCCGAAGCCACGGAAGCCGCCCCAGATCACGGACACTGCCTGCTCGTCTCCGAGTACCCACGCGTCATGGCCGGGCGGGATGTCGAAGACGTCGCCAGCCTGTAAGTCCAGCTCGTTGCCGTCGTCCATGCGTAGCCTGGATCGCCCTGAGAGCACCACGCCGACGTGGTGAAATTGGCAACTGGGGGTGCCGACAGTCGGACGGATGTGCTCTGACCAACGCCAGCCCGGTTCCTGCACGACGCGCGCGACCACCATCTCTCCGATCGTGACTGTGGTGGCCGATCCCTTGGGGAATGCAACCATGTCGTCAGGGATCGCGAAATTCTTGACCTGCGGACGAGCCATGCCTGATCTCCTGTCAGTCGGTCCCTCGCAACCTTCCCCGATCCAATGCGATATGGCAAGACGATGATGAAATATCCGGGAGCCGGCGTCGGAATCCCGCTCGGCGGCCAGCCTCCCGCGGCCGACGGGAACTCAAGCCGAACGCGTTGGTGGACTCCTGTTCGGCGCGCCATCGGTCTGGCGTCATTCACGCACACTCGCGCACGCGAATGCTGTCGCCACCACTTGATGATCGACGTAGAGCACTCAAGAGCGGTCACCTGCCTGCCCTACGTTCTCGTGTTCAAAGCGCTGGCTCCGCAG is a genomic window containing:
- a CDS encoding adenylate/guanylate cyclase domain-containing protein; protein product: MVVARVVQEPGWRWSEHIRPTVGTPSCQFHHVGVVLSGRSRLRMDDGNELDLQAGDVFDIPPGHDAWVLGDEQAVSVIWGGFRGFGTPAMGDRVLATLLLTDIVGSTERAARIGDGPWNQLLQQHNETVREVLERYRGAEVATTGDGFLVTFDGAARAVYAAMAIREAVRDLDLETRAAVHTGEVEVIPGNLRGLSVHETARILALAAPGDVLVSSTTHELATGSGLHFEDRGTHRLKGVPDERRVFAVAAESR